The DNA window ACCTCGTCGAGCAGCACATTCTGGTCGGCGCGCGTGTCGACGCGCGGCTGGATGAACAGGGTGCCGGTCGGCGAACTTTCCGAACCGTGCTCGGCATGGAAGACCGCGCCCTGCTGATACCGCGGCATCGGCTTGAACCGCATCTCCAGCACATAGAGCTTCAAGGTCGGCACGAGAGAGGCGCCGTGGATGACGCGGTCGCGCAACGCGGCCACCCGACGATTCGTCGGCGAGATGACGCGGCCCACCATTGTGGATAGGTCGATCATCGCCCGCGCATGTTTGCGCCGTTCGATGTCGTAGGTGTCCAGCAAGGCGTCGCCGGCCTGACCGTTGACCACCGCGGCGAGCTTCCAGCCCAGGTTCGCGGCGTCCCGTATGCCGCTGTTGTAGCCCTGGCCCTGCCATACCGGCATCAGGTGTGCGGCGTCGCCCGCCAGCATCAGACGTCCCTTGCGGAACGAGCCGGCGATGCGTGAGTGATGGGTGTATACGCGGTGGCGGATCATGTCGACCCGGTCGGGGTGCGGAACCCTTTGCGCGAGCATGCGTCTGACGAATGCGGGATCGTCGGCCAGTTCGTCGGACTCGTGGTCGTGAATCAAGAACTCGAAACGGCGGATACCGTGGGCGATAGAGATGGACACGTAGGGCCGTTTGGGATCGGCTCCCACTTCGCTGTTCGGGTGGCCTAGCGGATCATTGGCGACGTCGACCACCAGCCAGCGCGTCGACGACGTCGTCCCGTCGAACGACACACCCATCAATCGGCGGGTGGCGCTGCGCCCGCCGTCGCACCCGACGACGTAGCGGGCACGCACCGGTTCTTTACCGTCGGCGAACTCGAGAGTGACGCCGTCGCTGGTTTCGACGCAGTTCTCCATCCGGTGTCCCCACCGGACGTCGACGTGGTCGAAGCGGTCAAGTCCGCCGTGCAGTTCGGCGTCGACCATCGGCTGGACGAAGCCGTTGCGTTTGGGCCAGCCGAAACGCGCGTCGGGCGGCGCCATTTCGGCGAGCAACCGACGTTTGGCGTCGAAGAACCGCAGTATCTGGTTCGGCACGGTGTGCGGCAGGACACGGTCGACCAGTCCAATCGACTGGAATGTGCGCAGTGCTTCGTCGTCCAGACCGACACCACGGGGATAGTCGATGAGAGTGTCGCGCTCTTCGACGATGACTGTCTGGACTCCCTGCAGCCCAAGGATGTTCGCCAGCGTGAGCCCGGAAGGGCCGGCCCCGACGATGACGACGTCCACCTGCTCGGTCATGGCGCTAACGTCCCAACAGGAAATCGAGGTGCAGACGGTTGAAGGTCTTCGGGTCCTCGTACTGTGGCCAATGCCCGCACCCGGGCATCAATTCGAACCGGGCGCCCGGAATCATCGACGCGATGCGGCGTCCCTCGGCGACATCGGCGGTCGGATCATCACTGGTCCACACGACCATGGTCGGGGCGGCGATCGATCCGTACTCTTTTGGGCCGAGCAGGTTTCGTTCCCGGATATCCGGATCCTGCAGCGCCATGATGTCTTTCATCGCAGCAGCGAATCCCGGCTGGCGGTACACGCGCTGACGACTGGCCACGATGTCGTCGTAGTCCTTGGACTTGTCGGCCATCAACCACTTGATTCGTGCCTGGACCGTTTCCCAGGTCGGATTCTCGGCGGCCGCCATCGACAAGGTGATGATGCGCTTCATCACCTCGGGGTCGGCCTGCGATCCGCCGGCGGTGTTGAGCACCAGTCTGTTGATCCGGTCGGGTCGATCGGCGGCGGCGCGTGCGGCCACCCAGCCGCCGAGCGACTCACCGCTGATGTGAGCGCGCTCGACACCGATCGCGTCGAGGAAGGCCATCAGGTGGAATACGTAGTGGTCCACCTCCAGCGGGTGCCCTGGCTTGTAGGTGTAGCCGTGGCCCAGCATGTCGATCGACCATGTCGAGAAATGCTCGGCATGCGACTCCAGGTTTCGGACGTAAGCCTCGGCGTGCCCACCTGAGCCGTGCAGGAAAACCAGGGCAGGTTTCCCAAGGTCACCGGCGTGTAGGTAGCGGGTACGCACTCCGCCCGCGTCGATGAAACCTTGCGAGAACGCGACGCCCTGAAGGTCACCCCAGACGCTCTCGAAGTCCATCAGCGGAGACGATTCCGGCACTCGTCACCTCTCTTGACGGCGAGAATTTGATTCTCGTATTTTGTAAGCATTGTGCTCATTTATCGCACGTCCATGTGCACTATAGTCAGAGCATCACTCTCCTGAGTGGTAGATGTCAAGGAAAGTCAGGTAGGCGCCATGTCTGAATCGGTCGGCGGGGCTAACCCCATTGCCGCACCGACGGGTGCGCCCGGCTCGCAGACGTTGGCGCGGGGTTTGGCTGCGTTGCAACTCGTCGCGACGTCCCGCTCGGGTCTGACCGCTCAACAGGTCGCCGACGACATTGGCGTGCACCGGACGATCGCGTATCGCCTGTTGTCCACGCTGTCTCAGTTCCGGCTGGTGGCCAAGGGCGAGGACGGCCGTTACCGGGCAGCCGCCGCGCTCGCGGTCCTCGGTGCGTCGTTCGACAACCATGTGCGCCAGCTGAGCCTGCCCACCCTGCGCACACTCGCCGACCAACTCGGCAGCACGGTGTCGCTGCTCGTGGCCGAAGGCGATCAGCAGGTGGCCATCGCGGTCATCGTGCCGACAAACGTGTACTACCAACTCTCTTTTCACGAGGGCAGCCGCTACCCGCTGGACCGCGGCGCGGCGGGTCTCGCGCTACTGGCGAGTATGCCGCCGCGGCCCGGTGAACGAGATCTGGTTCCCCAAACGCGCCAACAGGGTTGGGTGATCACCCACGGCGAGGTCGAGCCGAACACCTATGGACTGGCCGTGCCCGTGCACAGGCAGCCGCCGTCGCCACCGACGTGCATCAATCTCATCTCGCACCGCGAGGACGTGGTGATGCACGGCAAGGACGCAGTCATCAAGGCGGCCAATGAATTGTCGGCGATCCTGTCCTGAAAGGGATGCGCATGCTCGGTTCCGAATTTTCAGCGTCGAACGTGAGCTTATGCACCACATTTCGCAGATTCTTCGAACACAAGTTCACGTTCGACGTCGCTAGAGAGAGGTGACAACGGTGACCAATTGGGATCACGAAGCCGATGTGGTCGTACTCGGCAGTGGTGGTGCCGGCCTGACGTCAGCGCTGACCGCAGCGATCAATGGCGCATCGGTCGAGGTGTACGAGAAGGCCGCGACCGTGGGTGGTACGACAGCGGTTTCCGGTGGCATCATCTGGATCCCGGCGCACGACCGATCCGCCGCTGGTGATCTGACGGTCGAGGATGCGATGAGCTATCTGCGTGCGCAGTCGCTCGGCTACATGGACGACGACATGGTGGACACGTTCGTCCGCACCGGACCGGAGATGCTCGACTTCGTCGAGGCGCACAGCGAGTTGCAGTTCGAGGTTGCCGAGGGTTTCCCGGACTACAAGCCCGAACTCCCCGGTGGACGCCCGGCGGGCGGGCGGTCGCTGAACGCCAAGCCATTCGACCGATCCCGGCTCGGCGAGTGGAGCGAGCGCGTCACGTCCTTCCCCGCCGACTTCAGCAATGTCGGTATCGACGCCGAGACCCGCGCGCGCATCCACGCGTCGGTCGACGACGAGTCGGGCGACTACTGCGTGGCGGGCACCGCGTTGATCGCCGGACTGCTGAAGGGGCTACTCGATCTGGGCGTTGTTCCGCACACGAATGCGCGTGCTGTCGAGCTCTTCGCCGACGCGTTGGGTATCACCGGCGTGCGAATTATGCGGGGCGACAGTGAGTTCAACGTCCGCGCACGCCGTGGGGTCGTGTTGGGAACCGGCGGCTTCGAATGGGACGCGAAGCTGGTCGAGGCGTACCTTTGGGGTCCCATGCGCGGCGCGGTGTCACCGCCGAACAACACCGGTGACGGCTTGCGCATGGCCATGGCACACGGTGCCGACCTGGCCAATATGAGCGAGGCGTGGTGGGTGCCGATCGTTTCACTGCCCGACGACACCTTCGAGGGCCAACCGCGCAGCCGAAGCGTCCGACTCGAACGCACCCGGCCCAGAAGCATCATCGTCAACCGCGCGGGCAAACGCTTCCTCAACGAGGCAGGCGAGTACAACTCGATGGCAGGCCCGTTCCATTTCCTCGATCCCAAGCTGGGATACGCGAACGATCCGGCGTGGATCGTCTTCGACGCGCAGCACTTCAAGCGATACGGATTCCTGGGCGTACTACCTGAAGAAGAGGCCCCGGACTGGTTCGCGCCGTCGGCCGATCTCACCGAACTCGGCGAAAAGACGGGGATCGACGCAGCCGGTCTGGCGGCCACGCTGGCGCAGTGGAACGAAAACGTCTCCCACGAACAGGATCCCGACTTCGGCCGCGGATCAAGCGCTTACGACGGCTACTGGGGTGACGATAAGGCGGCCACCCCGGCCGGCAAGACGCTCGGCCCCATCGACACCGCGCCGTACTACGCCGTCCCCGTGTCGATCGGTGCGATGGGCACCAAGGGTGGTCCGCGCACCGACCGCGACGGCCGGGTACTGCACGTCAGCGGTGCGGCGATTCCAGGACTGTTCGCGGCGGGCAATGCGATGGCGGGTGCGACGGGCAAGGCATACGGCGGCGCGGGCGGGACACTCGGCCCCGCAATGGTGTTCGGCTACCGGGCCGGCCGGGCCGTCTCCGCACGCGCCATTTAGCCCGCGACCGCCGAGCCGATGAAGTAACTGCCCAGAAGACACGTGGCGACCAGGACCACCCAGCCATCGGTCAGACGACATAGCCAGGCGGGGGCATGGCGTACATCCATGAACTCCCGGAAGATGATCCGCACCTTGATGAGTGCGATCGCGATTGCGCTTACGGTCACCACCGTGCTGGCCTTGAGCGTTCCGTTCTGATCAACGGCCTCGTCCATCCATACGTACACCAGCGTCAGCAAGGTCAGGATGGACCACGCGATCAGCAGTCTCTTGTTGCTCACCGATCACCTCACGACGTAGAGCATGGCGAAGATCAGGACCCACAGGAAATCCACTGTGTGCCAATATGTTGCACCAGTCTCGACGAGCTCCTGAGAACGCCGCTGCGGGCTCCGCAGCTGGTAGATGACGACGCCCAAGACAATGAAGCCGATCAACACGTGGATGCAGTGCAGGGAGGTCAAGAAGAAGTAGTGCTGAAAGAACTCATCGCTGGTGAACGTGTTACCCATGCCGATCTCATGGATCCACTCCAGCACTTTGGAGATCACGAAAACCACACCGAAGCCGACGGTCACAAACGCGTACCTCAGCGCCACCCGGTACACGCCGTCGCGCGCCGCGCGGACGCACCGGGCGATGGCCCACGAACTCGACAGTAGGACAATGGTGTTGAAAACCCCGATCCGTAGGTCCAGATCGGCCTGCGACTGCAGAAAGAGGTCCTGATTCTGCGTGCGCAACACCAGGTAGACCGCGAAGTACCCGGTGAACAGCATTGCCTCGAACAGCACGAACAGCCACATGTCGGGCTGTCCGGGGACGACCCGTTTCGGCGCTGCCTCGCGCCGTCGGGACTCGGCAAGGTTGGTCATCGAACCGCCTCCACGGGATCGGCGGCGTGAGCGTCGTCTTTGTCGGGAAGCTCGGGTAGTGGGCCGGTGCCGAAGTCTTCGCGCTCGATCATCCTGCGCAACAACACGATGAAGACGGCTGTGTAGGTGATGAAGACCACCATGTTGATCCACCACGCGATGGCACCGTTCCACGCGAAGGCGCCGCGTTGAAATATCCATGCCGGCGCAACGACCACTTCGGTCAGCGCGTTGCAAAGCCCCAGGTATGCGAACCACTTCGGGAACACGTTGTTCTTGTCGAGCAAGATGGCGACCAACCACACCACCGAACCGACCAGGAACACCCCCATCGTTCCGCTGAAGGACAGGAACGCGAAGTCATACAGCCAGTGGATCAGCTCAGGGTCCCGGTCAGGCCGCAGGGCTCCGACAGTCATCGCGATCGCCATCACGAGCATGCCTGGGATGGCGCTGAGCGAGTACATGATCAGGTACGAATACGCAAAGACGCGACTGACCGACATCCGCCGCATCGAGTATGCGAGAAGGGCATTCATCGGTGCGCACATGCCTGAGATCAGAAAGACGATGCCGAACCCGGTAAGCAGGCCCAGGTGG is part of the Mycolicibacterium tusciae JS617 genome and encodes:
- a CDS encoding bifunctional 3-(3-hydroxy-phenyl)propionate/3-hydroxycinnamic acid hydroxylase, whose protein sequence is MTEQVDVVIVGAGPSGLTLANILGLQGVQTVIVEERDTLIDYPRGVGLDDEALRTFQSIGLVDRVLPHTVPNQILRFFDAKRRLLAEMAPPDARFGWPKRNGFVQPMVDAELHGGLDRFDHVDVRWGHRMENCVETSDGVTLEFADGKEPVRARYVVGCDGGRSATRRLMGVSFDGTTSSTRWLVVDVANDPLGHPNSEVGADPKRPYVSISIAHGIRRFEFLIHDHESDELADDPAFVRRMLAQRVPHPDRVDMIRHRVYTHHSRIAGSFRKGRLMLAGDAAHLMPVWQGQGYNSGIRDAANLGWKLAAVVNGQAGDALLDTYDIERRKHARAMIDLSTMVGRVISPTNRRVAALRDRVIHGASLVPTLKLYVLEMRFKPMPRYQQGAVFHAEHGSESSPTGTLFIQPRVDTRADQNVLLDEVLGTGFAVLCWSNNLRAVLGDEAFSRWKALGASFIEARPMTQLHWTGHDDADVTVVGDRTGALKSWFDVYTDSVLFVRPDRCIAGACIAQRAPEMSESLFDVLHLTQEGGSSSHGDNGPVLHVAQSAAEPSGTVAGSS
- a CDS encoding alpha/beta fold hydrolase, which encodes MMDFESVWGDLQGVAFSQGFIDAGGVRTRYLHAGDLGKPALVFLHGSGGHAEAYVRNLESHAEHFSTWSIDMLGHGYTYKPGHPLEVDHYVFHLMAFLDAIGVERAHISGESLGGWVAARAAADRPDRINRLVLNTAGGSQADPEVMKRIITLSMAAAENPTWETVQARIKWLMADKSKDYDDIVASRQRVYRQPGFAAAMKDIMALQDPDIRERNLLGPKEYGSIAAPTMVVWTSDDPTADVAEGRRIASMIPGARFELMPGCGHWPQYEDPKTFNRLHLDFLLGR
- a CDS encoding IclR family transcriptional regulator; protein product: MSESVGGANPIAAPTGAPGSQTLARGLAALQLVATSRSGLTAQQVADDIGVHRTIAYRLLSTLSQFRLVAKGEDGRYRAAAALAVLGASFDNHVRQLSLPTLRTLADQLGSTVSLLVAEGDQQVAIAVIVPTNVYYQLSFHEGSRYPLDRGAAGLALLASMPPRPGERDLVPQTRQQGWVITHGEVEPNTYGLAVPVHRQPPSPPTCINLISHREDVVMHGKDAVIKAANELSAILS
- a CDS encoding FAD-dependent oxidoreductase, yielding MTNWDHEADVVVLGSGGAGLTSALTAAINGASVEVYEKAATVGGTTAVSGGIIWIPAHDRSAAGDLTVEDAMSYLRAQSLGYMDDDMVDTFVRTGPEMLDFVEAHSELQFEVAEGFPDYKPELPGGRPAGGRSLNAKPFDRSRLGEWSERVTSFPADFSNVGIDAETRARIHASVDDESGDYCVAGTALIAGLLKGLLDLGVVPHTNARAVELFADALGITGVRIMRGDSEFNVRARRGVVLGTGGFEWDAKLVEAYLWGPMRGAVSPPNNTGDGLRMAMAHGADLANMSEAWWVPIVSLPDDTFEGQPRSRSVRLERTRPRSIIVNRAGKRFLNEAGEYNSMAGPFHFLDPKLGYANDPAWIVFDAQHFKRYGFLGVLPEEEAPDWFAPSADLTELGEKTGIDAAGLAATLAQWNENVSHEQDPDFGRGSSAYDGYWGDDKAATPAGKTLGPIDTAPYYAVPVSIGAMGTKGGPRTDRDGRVLHVSGAAIPGLFAAGNAMAGATGKAYGGAGGTLGPAMVFGYRAGRAVSARAI
- a CDS encoding cytochrome C oxidase subunit IV family protein, which codes for MSNKRLLIAWSILTLLTLVYVWMDEAVDQNGTLKASTVVTVSAIAIALIKVRIIFREFMDVRHAPAWLCRLTDGWVVLVATCLLGSYFIGSAVAG
- a CDS encoding cytochrome c oxidase subunit 3 encodes the protein MTNLAESRRREAAPKRVVPGQPDMWLFVLFEAMLFTGYFAVYLVLRTQNQDLFLQSQADLDLRIGVFNTIVLLSSSWAIARCVRAARDGVYRVALRYAFVTVGFGVVFVISKVLEWIHEIGMGNTFTSDEFFQHYFFLTSLHCIHVLIGFIVLGVVIYQLRSPQRRSQELVETGATYWHTVDFLWVLIFAMLYVVR